ATGCTCTCTTTTAGCTAAAGTCGGCACCACTCCTCCCCATTTTTGATGAATCTTTATTTGGGAGGAAATGATATTAGACAAAATTCTAAAGCGAGACTTCTGACACTTAGCCAAGGCAATGGCTGTTTCATCACAAGAAGTTTCAATAGCAAGAATAATCATATTTTTAAGACCTGATAATTTTTGGCGGGGAAGTGGTTAAATCCAAAACTATAGACGGCTTGCTTTTGGCCAAATTTCCAGCATCAATAATTAAATCTGGCTGATGTTCCTTTCTCTTAAATTGCCGTAAAACTTCTTTAATATTGCCAGAAGCCGGTTTTCCAGAAATATTAGCCGATGTACCAACGAGAGGTATGTCTAGTTTTTTTAATAGAAAATTCATTGGTTTAAGGTCTGGAATCCGAAGAGCAATCGTATTTTTAGCTACTCCGTAAATTCTCATTTTTGTTTTTTTATTGCCCCGCACCGAATTTTTGCTGGTGCGGAGTCTTTTTAAGACAACTGTTACTCTTCCTGGCCAGACTGTTTCTAAGAACTTTTCCTGTACCTTGTTTATTTTGGCTATTTTCTTGGCTGCCTCAATATTCTTGACAAATATGGGAATTGGATTCTTCGGGGAACGTTGTTTTATCTGAAAAACTTTTTTTACGGCTTTCCTGCTCGTAGCATCGGCTACTGGAATATATACGGTATCAGTGGGGAAAATAATAACCCTACCCTGTTTTAATAAATTAATTACCGAAATCAGCTTTTCTTTTTCTATCTTCTTAAGGTTAATCTTTATTGTCTGCATCTTCTAAGAATTCTAAGGCCAACTTAATTGCTCCTATTGCTGGAATTTGCCTTGGCCGAATAAATTCAACTTTTGGGGCTATTTTTCTAACTTCTTTTTTTATTTTATTTAAAACAACCGGTGACTTTAAAGTGCTACCCACTAAAACTAAAGGAAAATTCTCTTTTTCAAAATTCAATTTTTTTATAACCTGGGCTGCAGCTAAGGCTAATTCTTTTCCTCCTTCAATTAAAATATCTTTAGCAATTTTATCTCCTTTCTTGGCAGCTCTATTGATTAATGGAGATAATAAAGAAATCTGTTCGACAAAATCTTTTTTATAATCAAAGTAAACTCTTTCCATCAATTTCTCTTTTCCCCTGATCTTCCATTTTTGAAAAACTAAATCAGTGAGCTTGGTTTCTTCTCCTCTGCCATCGAGCTGTCGGCAGACCATTCTTAAGGCTCTACGACCCAACCAGAAACCCGAACCATCATCTCCTAAAAACCAGTCCCAACCGCAAGCCATTTCCTCCTTTCCTTTTTTCCAGCCCATGGCCACAGAACCGGTCCCAGAAATTAAAACCACCCCCGCTTTTTTATCGGTACCAGATCTAAAAGCTGCCAGTTGATCCCCCTCAATAATTATTTTTTTATCAGAAAATCGATTAAATTCCGGATATTCAAGAAGGTTTTTTTTAATTATTGTTTTTTTCTTTTTATCTTTCTCTATACCGGCAGCTAAAGCAAGATAAATTATGGCAATTCTTTCTTTCTGATATTTTTTTAAAATATTTCCAATCGCCTTTCTTATATTTAAAACCGCTATTTTCATCCCAACCTTTAGAGGATTAGAAGAACCTGTTTCAGCTTTAATCAGAACCTTACCCCTCAAATTAGCTAGGGCGGCAATTGTCTTTGTTCCTCCTCCGTCTATCCCAATAACATATTGAATTTTTTTTTCTTTCATTGGCTTTTTTCAGTATATCATTTTTTCAGCAACGATAAGAGCCCCGAAAAATGGGGCTCATTGTTGTTAATTAAAAAAGAAATTACTTTCTCTTTTTGACGTTTTTTCTAAATTGACTATAGAAAATTTGATTATCGGCAACATTTTCCATTACTAAGGAATGGGGGCCAATAATACAATCTGACCCAATTAGAATACCGGGCATTAAAGAAGTATTAATTCCTATTGTAACATTTTCTCCAACAATCACTCCCAAAGACTTCAAACCAGTAGTTATCTTCTGTTTCTTGTTTTTAATTTTTATTTCTCCTCGGTCAATTCTGGCATTGGCGGTAACTGTTCCAGCCCCCACCTTACAACCCCGACTGAAAATAGAATCTCCGAAAAAACCTGAATGAATATGACAATCTTCCTGAAAAATTGAATTTTTAATCTCGGCTCCTCCTCCAACCAAAGTATTCTCTTCCAAATTAGTATATCCCCTAATCAAAGAATTAGTTCCAATAATGCAATCTGACCCTATATAACAAGGACCTTTAATTGCAGCTCCTTCAAAAATTTTCACACGTTTACCAATATAAACCTTTCCCTCAATTGTCGCTTTTTTTGAAATTTTGGCTGTATTATTAAATTTTTTATTTAAAAACTTATCGAAAATACATCTCTCTATTTGAAACAAATGCCAGGGGTATTTTAGGGGAGGAGCAATTTTTTCGATAACAATTACTCGGATATTGTTTCTTTTGGCGTACAAAGATAAAGCATCTTCAAAGTCGTAGATATTTTTTTTAACCTTCTGATAAACTATAAAAAAATCCTGAGATAAAAGATAAACACCAACTACTTTTATATTTGAGAGTGTTTTGCCTCTCTTCGGTTTTTCCACAATATCTACAATCTTGCTGCCTTTGAGTTTCATTATGCCGTAAAGTTCGGGCTGATCAGTTTTTTGACCGGCTAAAACAGTTTGAATATTAAATTTTTTGCTCGTTGATTTTAATTTTTTAACTATCTCTCCTCCGTCAACTCGTTCAGCGTTCAAAACAAAAAAAGGACCAGAGATCAAGTTCCTGGCCTGCCAAAGAGCATTGCCCATTCCTTTTGGTTGTTTCTGACAAAGATATTTTATTTTTAACCCGCCGAAAAGCTGATAAAGAACAAGTTCCTTTTCAATATCTCTTTTTGGCCCCTGAATAATAATTAAATCTTTTATTCCTGCTTTTCTTAAGCTTTCTAAAGTATACCAAATCAAAGGCTTGCCCATTATTTTAACGAGACTTTTATGTTTTCGATTTAAGGGCCAAAAACGGGAAGACCCGCCGGCAGCTAAAATT
The genomic region above belongs to Candidatus Nealsonbacteria bacterium and contains:
- a CDS encoding threonylcarbamoyl-AMP synthase encodes the protein MQTIKINLKKIEKEKLISVINLLKQGRVIIFPTDTVYIPVADATSRKAVKKVFQIKQRSPKNPIPIFVKNIEAAKKIAKINKVQEKFLETVWPGRVTVVLKRLRTSKNSVRGNKKTKMRIYGVAKNTIALRIPDLKPMNFLLKKLDIPLVGTSANISGKPASGNIKEVLRQFKRKEHQPDLIIDAGNLAKSKPSIVLDLTTSPPKIIRS